Proteins encoded within one genomic window of Brachybacterium sp. P6-10-X1:
- a CDS encoding TRAP transporter large permease, with product MDPAMIAGVILIAGVVVLIGIGAPIGIAIGLPSILALVAVISPDQAVFVASQRMFTGASSFTLLAIPFFVLAGSLMNTGGIAGKLIDAAKVLVGRMPGSLAQTNVVANALFGSVSGAAVASAAAMGSTLGPRERKEGYDPSISAAVNAASAPSGMMIPPSNTLIVYSLVSSTSVATLFVAGYGPGLVWVLACIAVVAVISRRRPEMRARGERVPLGLALTTLAKAVPSIFMIVIVIGGLLAGLFTATESAVIAVVYSLVLGLIYQQLTLKNLPDVVAGAARTTAVVMLLVAVSSALSWVLSYATIPQTISDALLGLADSTTIILLLMMVILLIVGAFMDPTPAILIFTPIFLPIALELGVDPIHFGLMITFNLSLGTITPPVGNILFVAAKVGDVRVEPVIKAMIPFFLALVVGLLLVVFIPQITMFLPDALGMVTEAP from the coding sequence ATGGATCCCGCCATGATCGCCGGCGTCATCCTGATCGCCGGAGTCGTCGTGCTCATCGGCATCGGCGCCCCCATCGGCATCGCCATCGGCCTGCCGTCCATCCTCGCGCTGGTCGCTGTGATCAGCCCCGACCAGGCCGTGTTCGTCGCCTCGCAGCGCATGTTCACGGGCGCGAGCTCCTTCACCCTGCTCGCGATCCCCTTCTTCGTGCTCGCCGGGTCGTTGATGAACACCGGCGGCATCGCCGGGAAGCTGATCGACGCCGCCAAGGTGCTCGTCGGCCGCATGCCCGGCTCGCTCGCCCAGACCAACGTGGTCGCCAACGCCCTGTTCGGCTCCGTCTCCGGGGCGGCCGTCGCCTCGGCCGCGGCCATGGGCTCCACTCTCGGGCCGCGTGAGCGCAAGGAGGGCTACGACCCATCCATCTCCGCGGCCGTCAATGCCGCCTCGGCGCCCTCGGGCATGATGATTCCGCCGTCGAACACGCTGATCGTCTACTCGCTGGTGTCCTCCACGTCCGTGGCCACGCTGTTCGTGGCGGGCTACGGCCCCGGGCTGGTGTGGGTGCTGGCCTGCATCGCGGTGGTCGCTGTGATCAGCCGCCGTCGGCCGGAGATGCGTGCCCGCGGCGAGCGGGTGCCGCTGGGCCTGGCGTTGACGACGCTGGCGAAGGCGGTCCCGTCGATCTTCATGATCGTCATCGTCATCGGAGGTCTGCTGGCCGGTCTCTTCACCGCCACCGAGTCCGCCGTGATTGCCGTCGTGTACTCCCTGGTGCTGGGGCTGATCTACCAGCAGCTCACGCTCAAGAACCTTCCGGACGTGGTCGCCGGGGCGGCCCGTACCACGGCCGTCGTGATGCTTCTGGTCGCCGTGTCCTCGGCGCTCAGCTGGGTGCTCAGCTACGCCACCATCCCGCAGACCATCTCGGACGCCCTGCTGGGCCTGGCGGACTCCACGACGATCATCCTGCTGCTGATGATGGTGATCCTGCTGATCGTCGGCGCGTTCATGGACCCGACCCCGGCGATCCTGATCTTCACGCCGATCTTCCTCCCGATCGCGCTGGAGCTCGGGGTGGATCCGATCCACTTCGGGCTGATGATCACCTTCAACCTGTCGCTGGGGACGATCACCCCGCCGGTGGGCAACATCCTCTTCGTCGCCGCGAAGGTGGGCGACGTCAGGGTCGAGCCGGTCATCAAGGCGATGATCCCGTTCTTCCTCGCCCTCGTCGTCGGCCTGCTCTTGGTGGTGTTCATCCCGCAGATCACGATGTTCCTGCCGGATGCGCTGGGGATGGTGACCGAAGCGCCCTGA
- a CDS encoding energy-coupling factor transporter transmembrane protein EcfT — translation MTDPVLGYVDRPGPLHALSGVSKLGLSLGVVLGAMIGFDVRYLAAVSVGSIVLWGLSRVRARDLAVVLWFIVVFAALNNIGIFLFAPGYGSELFGTRHVLMDGPWHWDVTAEQLFYQLAVTLKYVAVLPSVLLFVATTRPPEFASSLARIGVPYRIAYAVSLALRYIPDVQREFRTISQAQQARGLDTTGDVDLRLRIRNLTSVLTPLLLGTFDRIESVSAAMELRGFGRGKGRTWFVHSRLQVPDMLVIGMAVLLVAVPVLLLVVDDGRFWNPFV, via the coding sequence ATGACCGACCCGGTGCTCGGTTACGTCGATCGCCCCGGTCCTCTCCACGCGCTGTCGGGCGTCTCGAAGCTCGGCCTGTCCCTCGGTGTCGTGCTCGGGGCGATGATCGGATTCGACGTGCGCTACCTGGCGGCGGTCTCCGTGGGCTCGATCGTGCTGTGGGGCCTGTCGAGGGTGCGGGCGCGGGACCTCGCCGTCGTCCTGTGGTTCATCGTGGTGTTCGCGGCCCTGAACAACATCGGCATCTTCCTGTTCGCCCCCGGGTACGGCAGCGAGCTGTTCGGCACCCGCCACGTGCTCATGGACGGCCCCTGGCACTGGGACGTCACCGCGGAGCAGCTGTTCTACCAGCTTGCCGTGACGCTCAAGTACGTCGCGGTGCTGCCCTCGGTGCTCCTGTTCGTGGCCACCACCCGGCCTCCGGAATTCGCCTCCTCGCTGGCCAGGATCGGAGTCCCCTACCGGATCGCCTACGCTGTCTCCCTGGCCCTGCGATACATCCCCGATGTGCAGCGGGAGTTCCGCACCATCTCCCAGGCGCAGCAGGCGCGCGGCCTGGACACCACGGGTGACGTGGACCTGCGCCTGCGGATCCGGAACCTCACCTCGGTGCTGACGCCGCTGCTGCTGGGCACCTTCGACCGCATCGAGTCGGTCTCCGCCGCGATGGAGCTGCGAGGCTTCGGGCGCGGGAAGGGTCGCACGTGGTTCGTGCATTCGCGGCTGCAGGTCCCGGACATGCTCGTGATCGGGATGGCCGTCCTGCTGGTCGCCGTCCCCGTCCTCCTGCTCGTCGTCGACGACGGGCGGTTCTGGAATCCCTTCGTGTGA
- a CDS encoding ABC transporter ATP-binding protein, whose product MTTRRPRPEGDDTPLIDLSGYSFQYRAQAEPTLHDIDLTVRRGEKIAIVGASGSGKSTLLSVINGLIPHHHRGTATGTVRVAGTDPSAVPLVETAAVVGTVLQDSNSQFVGLTVAEDIAFSLENQQVPRGEMPARITRAAESAGIPDRLGDAPQDLSGGQKQRVAIAGVLVDDVEVLLLDEPLANLDPAAGRAAVELIDDLHRDGGRTVVLVEHRLEDVLHRDVDRIVVMDQGRIIADAAPEEILASGLLEQHGIRPPLHVAALRYAGTPVTAAQHPQRSEDIDLTEEQIGAVREWVAACAEDQGPAAPPTDAAPAALDLHQVRCELPLGPERTRVALEDVTASVSRGEMLGVLGSNGAGKSTLARVICGFEELTGGTLTIGGVDAHGWSLAERGEQVGFVLQEPGQMLSRPQVTEEIVLGLRARDIAEDEIARRTTTVLTACGLTPFRSWPISALSHGQKKRVSIAAVLALEPDVLILDEPTAGQDFAHYSEFMRFLRSLHQAGTTIVLITHDMHLALEHTERVLVLSGGRLLADQHPAAVLTDPELAASADLVTTGLHALARRCGITDARTLVHRFIATDRAARAEAT is encoded by the coding sequence GTGACCACGCGGCGACCACGACCAGAGGGGGACGACACCCCGCTGATCGACCTGTCCGGCTACTCCTTCCAGTACCGGGCACAGGCCGAGCCGACCCTGCACGACATCGACCTCACGGTGCGCCGAGGGGAGAAGATCGCGATAGTCGGCGCCTCCGGCTCCGGGAAGTCCACCCTCCTCAGCGTGATCAACGGGCTGATCCCCCATCACCACCGCGGTACCGCGACCGGCACCGTCCGCGTGGCGGGCACGGATCCGTCCGCGGTGCCGCTGGTGGAGACCGCCGCCGTGGTCGGCACCGTGCTGCAGGACAGCAACAGCCAGTTCGTCGGGCTCACCGTGGCCGAGGACATCGCCTTCAGCCTCGAGAACCAGCAGGTCCCCCGCGGAGAGATGCCCGCGCGGATCACCCGCGCCGCGGAGTCGGCCGGGATCCCCGATCGCCTCGGCGACGCCCCGCAGGACCTCTCCGGCGGGCAGAAGCAGCGTGTCGCGATCGCTGGAGTGCTGGTGGACGACGTCGAGGTGCTGCTGCTGGACGAACCGCTGGCGAACCTGGACCCGGCGGCCGGGCGCGCCGCCGTCGAGCTGATCGACGATCTCCACCGCGACGGCGGTCGGACCGTGGTCCTGGTGGAGCACCGCCTCGAGGACGTGCTGCACCGCGACGTCGACCGGATCGTGGTGATGGATCAGGGCCGCATCATCGCCGATGCCGCCCCCGAGGAGATCCTCGCCTCGGGGCTGCTGGAGCAGCACGGCATCCGCCCGCCCCTGCACGTGGCCGCCTTGCGGTATGCCGGCACCCCGGTCACCGCCGCGCAGCATCCTCAGCGCAGTGAGGACATCGACCTGACCGAGGAGCAGATCGGCGCCGTCCGGGAGTGGGTCGCGGCCTGCGCGGAGGACCAGGGACCGGCCGCACCGCCCACCGACGCCGCCCCCGCCGCCTTGGACCTGCACCAGGTGCGCTGCGAGCTCCCCCTCGGGCCGGAACGCACCCGCGTCGCCCTCGAGGACGTCACCGCCTCCGTGTCCCGCGGCGAGATGCTCGGGGTGCTCGGCTCCAACGGCGCCGGAAAATCCACCCTCGCCCGTGTGATCTGCGGATTCGAGGAGCTCACCGGTGGGACGCTGACCATCGGTGGGGTCGACGCACACGGGTGGAGCCTCGCCGAGCGCGGCGAGCAGGTCGGCTTCGTGCTGCAGGAGCCCGGTCAGATGCTCTCCCGACCCCAGGTCACCGAAGAGATCGTCCTCGGCCTGCGCGCTCGCGACATCGCGGAGGACGAGATCGCCCGGCGCACCACCACCGTGCTGACGGCTTGCGGGCTGACCCCGTTCCGCTCCTGGCCGATCTCCGCTCTCAGCCACGGGCAGAAGAAGCGCGTGAGCATCGCCGCGGTGCTCGCCCTGGAGCCCGACGTGCTGATCCTCGACGAGCCCACCGCCGGACAGGACTTCGCCCATTACTCCGAGTTCATGCGCTTTCTGAGGTCCCTGCATCAGGCCGGGACCACCATCGTGCTGATCACCCACGACATGCATCTCGCCCTCGAGCACACCGAGCGGGTGCTGGTGCTCTCCGGGGGCCGACTGCTGGCCGACCAGCACCCGGCCGCCGTGCTCACCGATCCGGAGCTCGCCGCTTCTGCGGACCTCGTGACGACCGGGCTGCACGCCCTCGCCCGTCGGTGCGGGATCACCGACGCCAGGACCCTCGTGCACCGCTTCATCGCGACCGACCGTGCGGCTCGGGCGGAAGCGACATGA
- a CDS encoding ECF-type riboflavin transporter substrate-binding protein yields the protein MNRTHSPVTQVVAIGIGAAVFFVLGRFAAIPTPVPNTSINIQYAILAVFAVLYGPLVGALAGFIGHLLVDVTGYGVWISWELASGVFGLVVGLLLLKHAIADGEFGRAVAARFCLAVIAANLLAWLLIAPLGDVLIYSEPATKVWVQGAFAFASNTITACVLGTIILSIYARTRTRTGSLSLGQ from the coding sequence ATGAACCGCACCCACTCCCCCGTCACCCAGGTGGTCGCCATCGGCATCGGCGCCGCCGTCTTCTTCGTACTCGGCCGCTTCGCGGCGATCCCGACCCCCGTGCCCAACACCTCGATCAACATCCAGTACGCGATCCTCGCGGTGTTCGCCGTCCTGTACGGCCCCCTCGTCGGTGCTCTGGCCGGCTTCATCGGTCATCTGCTCGTCGACGTCACCGGCTACGGCGTCTGGATCAGCTGGGAGCTGGCCTCCGGCGTGTTCGGGCTGGTCGTCGGGCTCCTCCTGCTGAAGCACGCGATCGCCGACGGCGAGTTCGGCCGTGCGGTCGCGGCCCGCTTCTGCCTCGCGGTGATCGCCGCGAACCTCCTCGCCTGGCTGCTCATCGCGCCGCTCGGGGACGTGCTGATCTACTCCGAGCCCGCCACCAAGGTCTGGGTGCAGGGGGCGTTCGCCTTCGCCTCGAACACGATCACCGCATGCGTCCTCGGGACCATCATCCTGTCGATCTACGCTCGGACCCGCACCAGGACCGGGTCGCTGAGCCTCGGCCAGTGA
- a CDS encoding S-adenosyl-l-methionine hydroxide adenosyltransferase family protein: MSALVLQSDFGLDDGAVSAMYGVAVGVDPTLRIHDVTHNIPPYDIWEGSYRLAQVLQYWPEGTVFVSVVDPGVGSSRLSVVARTATGHYVVTPDNGTLTHLEDIFEITALREIDETRHRRPGSEESYTFHGRDIYAFTGARLASGATDVDDIGPELDREQMVRLPITAPARSQDTVVGTIDTLDVRYGSLWTSIPRPLFAELDVSPGDRVTVRVHHHDTVVHAAQVTYARSFAAVEVGESLLYVNSLDRMAIAINRGHYARAFSLGTGASWRVTLVPVR, translated from the coding sequence ATGAGTGCTCTGGTCCTGCAGTCCGATTTCGGGCTCGACGACGGCGCGGTCAGCGCGATGTACGGCGTCGCCGTCGGCGTCGACCCCACACTGCGCATCCACGACGTCACCCACAACATCCCGCCCTACGACATCTGGGAGGGCTCGTACCGCCTCGCCCAGGTGCTGCAGTACTGGCCCGAGGGCACCGTCTTCGTCTCCGTGGTCGATCCCGGCGTCGGCTCCTCCCGGCTGTCCGTGGTCGCTCGCACCGCCACCGGCCACTACGTGGTCACTCCCGACAATGGGACGCTGACCCATCTCGAGGACATCTTCGAGATCACCGCGCTGCGGGAGATCGACGAGACCCGCCATCGCCGCCCGGGCTCCGAGGAGTCCTACACCTTCCACGGCCGCGACATCTACGCGTTCACGGGCGCTCGGCTCGCCTCCGGCGCCACCGACGTCGACGACATCGGGCCCGAGCTCGACCGAGAGCAGATGGTGCGGCTGCCGATCACGGCGCCGGCCCGCTCGCAGGACACGGTCGTCGGCACCATCGACACGCTCGACGTGCGCTACGGCTCGCTCTGGACCTCGATCCCCCGCCCTCTCTTCGCCGAACTCGACGTCTCCCCCGGCGATCGCGTCACCGTGCGCGTCCATCACCACGACACGGTCGTGCACGCCGCACAGGTCACCTACGCGCGCAGCTTCGCCGCCGTCGAGGTCGGCGAGTCCCTGCTGTACGTGAACTCCCTGGACCGGATGGCGATCGCCATCAACCGTGGCCACTACGCCCGCGCTTTCTCGCTCGGCACCGGCGCCTCCTGGCGCGTGACCCTGGTGCCGGTGCGCTGA
- a CDS encoding endonuclease/exonuclease/phosphatase family protein, with product MRTTEERLPTALRLLTQNIRQHRAETRPGQSDHWGDRAPVLVDLLHAADADVVGTQEVLPSQIATLDEALGATHLRLGFGRDGGGRGEHNLLFLRRERFEVLDWDQFWLSEQPALMGSVGWDAHCPRIAVWARVRDLLAGGELVLAVTHLDHAGHLARERGAGVIAQRLTEAADGAPVVLMGDFNAAGGQSIPWRVLRDAGFEDAHEVAGVHEGEDIGTFPDYGPPAVGGERIDWILTRDLAVDSYAASVPELDGRVASDHATLTATVTAR from the coding sequence ATGAGGACCACCGAGGAACGCCTGCCCACCGCCCTGCGACTGCTCACCCAGAACATCCGTCAGCACCGGGCGGAGACCCGCCCCGGCCAGAGCGACCACTGGGGAGATCGAGCTCCGGTGCTGGTGGACCTGCTGCACGCGGCCGATGCCGACGTGGTCGGCACCCAGGAGGTGCTGCCCTCCCAGATCGCGACGCTCGACGAGGCCCTCGGGGCGACCCATCTGCGGCTCGGCTTCGGACGCGACGGCGGTGGACGCGGGGAGCACAACCTGCTGTTCCTGCGCCGGGAGCGCTTCGAGGTGCTCGACTGGGACCAGTTCTGGCTCTCCGAGCAGCCTGCATTGATGGGCTCGGTGGGTTGGGACGCCCACTGCCCCCGCATCGCGGTATGGGCGAGGGTGCGGGACCTCCTCGCCGGCGGGGAGCTGGTTCTGGCCGTCACCCACCTCGACCATGCCGGTCATCTCGCCCGGGAGAGGGGCGCCGGGGTCATCGCGCAGCGACTGACGGAGGCGGCCGACGGCGCACCGGTGGTGCTGATGGGCGACTTCAACGCCGCCGGCGGGCAGAGCATCCCGTGGCGCGTGCTGCGCGACGCCGGCTTCGAGGACGCGCACGAGGTCGCCGGCGTCCACGAGGGGGAGGACATCGGCACCTTCCCGGACTACGGGCCGCCGGCGGTCGGCGGGGAGCGGATCGACTGGATCCTCACCCGCGATCTGGCCGTGGACTCTTACGCCGCCTCGGTCCCGGAGCTGGACGGCAGGGTCGCGAGCGACCACGCGACCCTCACCGCGACGGTCACCGCGCGCTGA
- a CDS encoding LLM class flavin-dependent oxidoreductase produces the protein MSAPHVPLSILDLVSISEGMSTREAITASMDGAQAADRLGYERYWFAEHHNTNSLASSATSLLIDRAASMTERIRVGSGGIMLPNHSPLSVIEQFGTLVQFHGDRIDLGLGRAPGTDQLTAQLLARTSAEPQAFVAAVEQMRDWSREESTGGLPISADVARGTEVPMWILGSTANGARLAAQLGMPFSVASHFAPFQYLHALQAYRENFDAGASTAQIEKPRTMVGVNLVVAETDEEAQRHFSTLQQMFLGVVTGQRQKIQPPRPIEEIAADHLVQQVDQTLSIKAVGSPATVVRQLEEIVEATDADELILTAYYYDPSDRIKGLELLAEAWGLGG, from the coding sequence ATGAGCGCACCGCATGTCCCCCTGTCGATCCTGGATCTCGTCTCGATCTCCGAAGGAATGAGCACCCGGGAGGCGATCACCGCCTCCATGGACGGTGCGCAGGCCGCCGACCGTCTCGGCTACGAGCGCTACTGGTTCGCCGAGCACCACAACACCAACTCGCTCGCCTCGAGCGCCACCTCGCTGCTGATCGACCGCGCGGCCTCGATGACCGAGCGGATCCGCGTCGGCTCCGGCGGCATCATGCTGCCCAACCACTCCCCGCTGAGCGTGATCGAGCAGTTCGGCACCCTGGTGCAGTTCCACGGAGACCGCATCGACCTGGGTCTCGGCCGAGCGCCGGGCACCGACCAGCTGACCGCGCAGCTGCTGGCCCGCACCTCGGCGGAGCCGCAGGCCTTCGTCGCGGCGGTCGAGCAGATGCGGGACTGGTCGCGCGAGGAGTCCACCGGCGGCCTCCCGATCTCCGCCGACGTCGCCCGCGGCACCGAGGTGCCGATGTGGATCCTTGGCTCGACCGCCAACGGCGCCCGCCTCGCCGCGCAGCTGGGGATGCCCTTCTCCGTCGCCTCGCACTTCGCGCCGTTCCAGTACCTGCACGCCCTGCAGGCCTATCGCGAGAACTTCGATGCCGGGGCGTCCACGGCCCAGATCGAGAAGCCCCGCACCATGGTCGGGGTGAACCTGGTGGTCGCCGAGACGGACGAGGAGGCACAGCGCCACTTCTCCACGCTCCAGCAGATGTTCCTGGGCGTCGTCACCGGCCAGCGGCAGAAGATCCAGCCGCCCCGGCCCATCGAGGAGATCGCTGCCGATCACCTGGTCCAGCAGGTCGACCAGACGCTGTCGATCAAGGCCGTCGGCTCCCCCGCGACCGTGGTGCGCCAGCTGGAGGAGATCGTCGAGGCGACCGACGCCGACGAGCTCATCCTGACGGCCTATTACTACGATCCCTCCGACCGGATCAAGGGGCTGGAGCTGCTGGCCGAGGCCTGGGGACTGGGCGGCTGA
- a CDS encoding MsnO8 family LLM class oxidoreductase: MRLSLLDRSRTRRGQAESAALEHSVQRAIATEQQGYHRFWVAEHHAVPGIASGSPAVLLSAIGARTARIRLGSGGVMLPNHRPLVVAEQFRMLEALYPGRIDLGLGRSLGFTAPVREALGRLEADPASFGQEITEVRDHLEGTAPLTARPDDDGEVPLFVLATGSGMETAAALGLPVVIGGPILDAPELSARLTAYRRAFRPHRGSVAQIIASVDALIADTDAEARELALPEIWAMARSRSTGVFGALEPPADIRAARWETPERRRVEKGLATTVAGTADAVRRRLERIAERTGAEEILSTGSTYDRAALADSDARLAALLR; the protein is encoded by the coding sequence ATGAGGCTCTCCCTGCTCGACCGCTCCCGCACGCGTCGGGGCCAGGCCGAGTCAGCGGCCCTGGAGCACTCCGTCCAGCGGGCGATCGCCACCGAGCAGCAGGGATACCACCGGTTCTGGGTGGCTGAGCACCACGCCGTGCCGGGCATCGCGAGCGGCTCCCCGGCGGTGCTGCTGAGCGCGATCGGTGCCCGCACCGCCCGGATCCGCCTCGGCTCCGGTGGCGTGATGCTCCCCAATCACCGGCCGCTCGTGGTCGCCGAGCAGTTCCGCATGCTCGAGGCGCTGTACCCCGGCCGCATCGACCTGGGCCTGGGACGCTCCCTCGGCTTCACCGCCCCGGTGCGCGAGGCCCTCGGGCGCCTGGAGGCCGATCCGGCTTCCTTCGGCCAGGAGATCACCGAGGTGCGCGATCATCTCGAGGGCACCGCGCCCCTCACCGCCCGCCCGGACGACGACGGCGAGGTGCCGCTGTTCGTGCTCGCCACGGGCAGCGGGATGGAGACGGCAGCCGCGCTCGGCCTGCCCGTGGTGATCGGCGGCCCGATCCTGGACGCCCCGGAGCTGTCGGCACGGCTCACCGCCTACCGCCGCGCGTTCCGTCCGCACCGCGGCAGCGTCGCGCAGATCATCGCGTCCGTGGACGCGCTCATCGCCGACACCGACGCCGAGGCCCGCGAGCTCGCGCTGCCGGAGATCTGGGCGATGGCCCGTTCCCGCAGCACCGGGGTGTTCGGCGCGCTCGAGCCGCCCGCCGACATCCGTGCGGCGAGGTGGGAGACCCCGGAGCGCCGCCGCGTCGAGAAGGGACTGGCGACCACGGTCGCCGGCACCGCGGACGCCGTGCGGCGCCGCCTCGAGCGGATCGCCGAGCGCACCGGCGCCGAGGAGATCCTCTCGACCGGCTCGACCTACGACCGCGCCGCGCTCGCGGACTCCGACGCCCGCCTGGCGGCGCTGCTGCGCTGA